In the Leptotrichia sp. oral taxon 223 genome, TTTCATTTCTTCCTTGAATATATTTTGATGGTGAATTAATAATTTTTGCCATAAAAAATCATCTCCTATAAAATTTATTTGTTTTTAAAATCCATAATTTTTTGTTATTACGTTAATATTGTTATAACATATTTTTTAATAAAGTCAATAGTAATTTTGCCATAAAAATCAGAAAATTACTGAAATTTAGTGTTTTAAGACAATTTGCTGACTTTTAAATTTTATTAAATTTCTAAAATCTTTTCTAGTTCCTGTTTTAGTTTAGTGTAATCTGGCAAATAAAGCCCTTTGATATGTTTTTTCTCAGCAGCTTCAATATTTTGCTTAATATCGTCAATAAATAATGTTTCTTCTGGAACTAAGCCAAATTCATAAAGAAGCGTGTCGTAAATTTTTTCTTCTGGTTTTAACAGTTTGAAATAGCACGAAACTAGGCAGCCTTCAAACAGTTTAAAAAAATCATTATGCTTAAAGACATATTCAAATGAATCCTTGTGAAAATTTGAAAGCACATATAATTTGTATTCATAATGATCTCTTAATTTGTAAAGAAGTTCAATATTTTCTTTTATAGGCTTTAACAATTTAAAAAAGTCCTTATCAAAAAAATTATCAATTTCAGCAGCTAAATATGGAGTTCTTTCCTTAAAAA is a window encoding:
- a CDS encoding HAD family phosphatase, which gives rise to MENINSKKIKNIVFDLGNVLIKFDKDTYLEEKLPKEKREAFHQNIINTKEWQMLDRGTLTYSEAKKIFKERTPYLAAEIDNFFDKDFFKLLKPIKENIELLYKLRDHYEYKLYVLSNFHKDSFEYVFKHNDFFKLFEGCLVSCYFKLLKPEEKIYDTLLYEFGLVPEETLFIDDIKQNIEAAEKKHIKGLYLPDYTKLKQELEKILEI